GCGGAGAGCGAACCGTTCAAAACATAAAAGGCTCGTACACATCTAAATAAATCAGAACCGTCAGGGTTTTTGCCTTGGCGGTTTTCTTGTTCTTGTCGGTATTTTGACAAGGTTGAGGGGAAAATTAGCCGACTAATGAAAAAAAGCTTTCCCTTCCAATAAAGAAGTGCTAATATAACAAAGGTGGTTCTAATTGAGAATGAATCTCTTTATTAATGATCATGAGAATTATTCTCTCTCGTAAATACTCGAGTCAATACGGAACATTACTCCAGGAAAAAGTAAGAAGAGTAGGGACGCGATGAAAAAGAGATATTTGGTTGTAGCACTTATTTTGCTATCGTTCGTTTCACTTTTTATTGGCGTGAAAGATATATCTCCGTGGGATCTGTTCAATCTCACAGATGACAAAGTGCAAGTGCTGTGGATTAGCAGGATTCCGCGTTTGATCAGCATTATCATCGCAGGGATCAGCATGAGTATCGCCGGATTGATCATGCAACAGCTGACCCGTAACAAGTTCGTTTCTCCAACGACAGCAGGGACTGAGGACTCCGTTCGATTCGGAATATTGGTTTCACTTTTGGTGTTCGCTGATGCGAGCTCTTGGGTGAGGCTGCTCGTTGCTTTTGCATTTGCTCTCTTTGGAACCTTTGTCTTTATGAAGATTCTTGAAAGAATCAAATTTAAAGACTCCATTTTCATCCCGTTAGTGGGACTGATGTTTGGAAACATCGTCGGATCCATCACGACGTTTTTCGCTTATAAGCATGACCTGATGCAAAACATGTCTGCTTGGTTGCATGGAGATTTCTCCACCATCATGAAAGGCAGCTACGAGCTTTTGTACATAAGTATTCCGCTGGTGATTATCGCTTACTTGTATGCGAACAAGTTCACCATTGCGGGAATGGGTGAAGAGTTCGCCATCAACCTCGGGTTGAACTACAAGCATGTCGTCAACATTGGATTGGTCATCGTCGCTTGTGTAACTTCGGTAGTCATTCTCACGGTAGGGACAATCCCGTTTTTGGGGCTGATCATTCCCAACCTGGTTACGATCTACCTGGGAGATAACCTGAAAAAAAGCTTATCTCATACCGCTTTGCTTGGCGCGGTGTTTGTACTTGCTTGTGATATCCTGGGACGCCTCATCATTTTCCCATACGAGATTTCCATCGGCTTGATGGTTGGGGTCATAGGTAGCGGGATATTCGTGTACTTACTCATGAGAAGAAAGGCATATGAACAATGAAAGCGAAGATAGGTGCCCTGTCGATTGTGGCCATTGCTTTGATAGCCATTTTTATGATGATTGACGCCGGTGGCAACTGGGATTACGTCCTTCCTCGGCGGGCTAAGAAAATTCTTGCCATCATTTTAACCGGTTGCATCATCGCCTTCTCTACGATGATCTTCCAGACAATCACGAACAACCGAATCTTGACGCCTAGCATCATTGGTCTCGATTCGCTCTATATGTTCATCCAAACATTTGTGATCTTTGTGTTTGGCTCCACCCATTTCACCTTGATGAACAACAACGTGAACTTTCTGATCTCGACAGGTGGGATGGTGCTTTTCGCTGGCTTGCTCTACAAATTCCTGTTTAAGAGGGAAGGGCAAAACATTTACTTCCTGCTCCTCGTCGGATTGATCTTGGGCACATTGTTCAGCAGTTTGTCCACGTTCATGCAAGTG
This genomic stretch from Brevibacillus sp. DP1.3A harbors:
- a CDS encoding ABC transporter permease, encoding MKKRYLVVALILLSFVSLFIGVKDISPWDLFNLTDDKVQVLWISRIPRLISIIIAGISMSIAGLIMQQLTRNKFVSPTTAGTEDSVRFGILVSLLVFADASSWVRLLVAFAFALFGTFVFMKILERIKFKDSIFIPLVGLMFGNIVGSITTFFAYKHDLMQNMSAWLHGDFSTIMKGSYELLYISIPLVIIAYLYANKFTIAGMGEEFAINLGLNYKHVVNIGLVIVACVTSVVILTVGTIPFLGLIIPNLVTIYLGDNLKKSLSHTALLGAVFVLACDILGRLIIFPYEISIGLMVGVIGSGIFVYLLMRRKAYEQ